GGCTGTTCGGCGACGGCAATGGATCGACCGCATCGAAAACCGCCCTGACGACGGCGACGACGACCGTGGCCGACCCATCCGCGGCTGCAAAAGCGTCGGTTGACGCATTGATGGCAACGGCAGCCGGAGGCACGCAAGCCGACGATCTCGCGTCCTTCAAAAGCGCGACGGATGCGGCAACAGCGGCGCTAGCCGCCTCGCAAGCCGCCGCGAGCGCAGCGAGCACGACGGCGGCCGTCCAGACCACGGGCAACGCCGGCGCGGCGGAGGCGGCGAATACATTGTCACCGCAGGTCGGCACGACTGACTGGGAAGACGCGTTGAGTCAGAAGGTGGTGTTCTTATCGAATGCGCATTCACAGAGTGCCGAGTTGACCTTGAACCCGAAGGATCTGGGGCCGCTACAGGTTGTCTTGCAGGTTGCCGATAACCATGCCCATGCGTTGTTCGTGTCGCAGCACCAGTCCGTGCGCGAAGCCGTCGAAGCCGCGTTGCCGAAGCTGCGCGAGGCGATGGAATCCAACGGCATTGGCTTGGGAAGCGCGAGCGTCAGCGACGGCTTTGCGCGCCAGAGCAGCCAGCAGCAGAACGCCGACTCCGGCCGTTCCGGCGGCCGCTCAAACGGCGCGAGCGGACCATTCGGCGGCAGCGGCACGGACGCGATCGACACGGCGGTCAACGTACCGGTACGCCGCACGGTCGGCTTGGTCGACACGTTCGCGTGATGTCGGCGCCTTGGAGGCGCCGACATTCGCCGCGCGCCACCGGGCAAAAGCCGCGTCTTGATTTGCAGTTGGTTTGTGATCGGCGCCCTCCAAAGGGCGCCGATTTGCGTCTAGCGACGAGTGAAATACCGCGACGGCGCGCGGAGCGCCGCCGGAAGAATGAGCGCCTTGTCACTCACGCGGAGTGCGCGAGGACACAGATTCCAGATGCACCACTACCGTGACTGCGCGAGGATTCCGCTTAAGAATTAGCGGTGTGAAGCGGCTTTCTTTGCCTACTTTCTTTGCCGCGGCAAAGAAAGTAGGTGCCGCCCCGCACAGGGGCAACGCTAATAGACCACCACCAAGGAAAGGCAAGGAAAGGCAAAAAGGCAAAAAGGCAAAAAGGCCAAAAGGCAAAAAGGCCAAAAAACCAAAAACAAGAGATAGCCCGCAATCCCCCTTCTTTTCGACCCATCGCGCCGCGAGCAAATCAACAACAATCACCATCACCAGCACTAAAGGCAAGCAAAGCAAACCACATGGCAACCACGACCGCACCTCAACAAGCCGCGCCGGCATCCCCCGGCCCGATGAAGCGCATCATCCTGATCGTGCTGATCGCGATCATTGCCGCGGGCGCAGCGGGAGCGGGCGTCTGGTTCTTCATGTCGAAGCGCGCCCCGACCGCAACCTCGGCCGAAGCAGCGCCGCCGTCAGCCCCAGCGCCGCTGTTCTTCCCGCTCGAATCCATGACGGTGAACCTGCAGTCGGACGACGGCCAGCAGCATTTCCTGCGCATCGGCCTGACGCTAAAACTGACCGACGCAAAGACCCAGCAAGAACTGACAGACCACATGCCCGAAGTGCGCAGCCACATCCTGCTCGCCCTATCGAACAAACACCCTGACGAACTCGCGCCGCTCGAAGGCAAGCGCGCGCTCGCCACGGAACTGCGCACGCTGATCGAGCAGCCGACCGACAAGGGCGCCGCGCCGATCCATGTCCAGGACGTCCTGTTCACCGAATTCGTCGTGCAGTGACGTCGGTCGTGACGTTAATCAGCGCTGCCATCATCAACCGCCACGGGACGCACGAGGAATAAGGAATGGGCCACGAAGAGTTCATGTCCCAGGAGGAGGTCGATGCCCTCCTCAAGGGCGTAACCGGCGAAACAGACTCGGAAGCCGAGCAAAGCGACCGTGTAGGCGTACGGCCCTACAACATCGCGACGCAGGAACGCATCGTCCGCGGCCGGATGCCCGGCCTCGAAATCATCAACGACCGCTTCGCGCGTCTGTTACGCGTCGGTATTTTCAACTTCATGCGGCGCTCGGCGGAAATCTCCGTCGGCCCGGTGAAGGTGCAGAAGTACAGCGAATTCACCCGCAACCTGCCGATCCCGACCAACCTGAACCTGGTCCACGTGAAGCCGTTGCGCGGCACCTCGCTGTTCGTGTTCGATCCGAACCTGGTGTTCTTCGTGGTCGACAACCTGTTCGGCGGCGACGGGCGTTTCCATACCCGCGTCGAAGGCCGCGATTTCACGCAGACCGAGCAGCGCATCATCAACAAGCTGCTGAACCTGGTGTTCGACAACTACACGGCGTCGTGGAAGAGCGTGCGTCCGCTGCAGTTCGAATACGTGCGCTCGGAAATGCACACGCAATTCGCCAACGTGGCGACGCCGAACGAAATCGTCATCGTCACGCAGTTCTCGATCGAGTTCGGCACGACGGGCGGCACGCTGCACATCTGCATGCCGTACTCGATGATCGAACCGATCCGCGACATTCTCTCGTCGCCGATCCAGGGCGAGGCGCTCGAAGTCGACCGCCGCTGGGTCCGCGTGCTGTCGCAGCAGGTGCAGGCAGCAGAAGTGGAACTGACCGCCGACCTCGCGCAGGTGCCGGTCACGTTCGAACAGATCCTGAACATGCGCAAAGGCGATGTTCTGCCGATCAACATCCCCGAACACATCACCGCGAAAGTCGATGGCGTGCCGGTGATGGAATGCGGCTACGGAATTTTCAATGGTCAATACGCGTTGCGGGTCCAGAAGATGATCAGCGCAGCCGACACGATGAAGGAAGGTGGATATGAGTGACCTGAACGCAAAGACTGAGGCCGAACTGGCCGCTGGCGCGCCGCAATTTGCCGCCGACGCAGCCGCTGCCGAAGACGACGCGGCCATGGCGGACTGGGCCAGCGCGCTGGCCGAGCAGAACGACAATTCGGAAGTCAGCGCGACGACGGCGGGCGTATTCCAGCCGCTGTCGAAAGTCGAGCCGACCACGACGCGCAACGACATCGACATGATTCTGGACATTCCTGTTCAGATGACCGTCGAGCTGGGCCGCACCAAGATCGCGATCCGCAACCTGCTGCAACTCGCGCAGGGTTCGGTGGTGGAACTGGACGGCATGGCCGGCGAACCGATGGACGTGCTGGTCAACGGCTGTCTGATCGCGCAGGGCGAAGTGGTGGTGGTGAACGACAAGTTCGGCATCCGTTTGACCGACATCATCACGCCGTCCGAACGTATCCGGAAGTTGAATCGATGAAACGCGTTGCCGGTCGCGCCGTGTTGCGCATTGTTCTGAATCGCGCTGCACGGGCGGCGAACGTCGTGGCGACGGCTTTATGGGCGTCGGCTTCGCTGGTCGCGCTGCTCGCACCGTCGGCCGCTCACGCGGCGGACATGAACGCGGTCAACAACGCCGCGAAGATCGCTTCGGGCGTCGGCGCGGGCTCCGCAGTTCCAGCGCTCGGCGTCGGCGCGGTGCTGCAAACCATCGTGGGCCTGTTGGTCGTGATCGGTCTGGTATTCGGTTGCGCATGGCTCGCTCGCCGCTTCGGCTTGCAGCCGGCGAACCGCGGCGGTCTCGTGAAGACGATCGGTGGCGCCTCGCTCGGCGGCAAGGAGCGGGTCGCGGTGGTCGAGATCGGCGATACGTGGCTCGTGCTGGGCACGGCA
The nucleotide sequence above comes from Paraburkholderia aromaticivorans. Encoded proteins:
- the fliL gene encoding flagellar basal body-associated protein FliL codes for the protein MATTTAPQQAAPASPGPMKRIILIVLIAIIAAGAAGAGVWFFMSKRAPTATSAEAAPPSAPAPLFFPLESMTVNLQSDDGQQHFLRIGLTLKLTDAKTQQELTDHMPEVRSHILLALSNKHPDELAPLEGKRALATELRTLIEQPTDKGAAPIHVQDVLFTEFVVQ
- the fliM gene encoding flagellar motor switch protein FliM; the protein is MGHEEFMSQEEVDALLKGVTGETDSEAEQSDRVGVRPYNIATQERIVRGRMPGLEIINDRFARLLRVGIFNFMRRSAEISVGPVKVQKYSEFTRNLPIPTNLNLVHVKPLRGTSLFVFDPNLVFFVVDNLFGGDGRFHTRVEGRDFTQTEQRIINKLLNLVFDNYTASWKSVRPLQFEYVRSEMHTQFANVATPNEIVIVTQFSIEFGTTGGTLHICMPYSMIEPIRDILSSPIQGEALEVDRRWVRVLSQQVQAAEVELTADLAQVPVTFEQILNMRKGDVLPINIPEHITAKVDGVPVMECGYGIFNGQYALRVQKMISAADTMKEGGYE
- the fliN gene encoding flagellar motor switch protein FliN, with translation MSDLNAKTEAELAAGAPQFAADAAAAEDDAAMADWASALAEQNDNSEVSATTAGVFQPLSKVEPTTTRNDIDMILDIPVQMTVELGRTKIAIRNLLQLAQGSVVELDGMAGEPMDVLVNGCLIAQGEVVVVNDKFGIRLTDIITPSERIRKLNR
- the fliO gene encoding flagellar biosynthetic protein FliO, yielding MKRVAGRAVLRIVLNRAARAANVVATALWASASLVALLAPSAAHAADMNAVNNAAKIASGVGAGSAVPALGVGAVLQTIVGLLVVIGLVFGCAWLARRFGLQPANRGGLVKTIGGASLGGKERVAVVEIGDTWLVLGTAPGNVRLLHTMPAGSAAVDSLGATLAGPASAPAGGTALPGTFGQRFRDALKGEVGKRFNGQGGGVR